One part of the Candidatus Bathyarchaeota archaeon genome encodes these proteins:
- a CDS encoding tRNA pseudouridine(54/55) synthase Pus10, which yields MDVLEKAYELLSKYPLCDHCLGRQFAQLGYCMENNLRGAALKVSLVMAANDLATQQASEEGIERLRVLASNGFCDAAKKTLEHLKKSVPTEAADAKCHLCDGKFAQVETLTQKALDALKEYEFKTFLVGIELPIAVEEREDEFKGTQNISYGESIRHEFGRVFGKALAKATGKEAEYLTPEVVPVIDPFQEKVKVQINPLFVGGRYRKLVRTIPQSEWFCSSCHGRGCEKCGGTGKLYPESVEAFTSKPLLEATGGEESFFHASGREDIDARMLGSGRPYIVEVSKPKKRAVDLKVIEQAINAGGLGKVEVSELHFATKDDVRHLKKGEGAQKEYRLLAEFEHDLTDEGLRMIEEKLTGALIKQQTPLRVVHRRADIVRERYIYKLEVKKVTLKRALLLIRCQGGLYVKELVSGDEGRTVPNVSALLDNPAKTLKLDVLNVIME from the coding sequence ATGGATGTTTTAGAGAAAGCATACGAGTTACTCAGTAAATACCCGCTTTGCGACCACTGCTTAGGCCGCCAATTCGCACAGCTGGGCTACTGCATGGAAAACAACCTCCGGGGAGCAGCCCTCAAAGTCAGCCTCGTCATGGCAGCTAACGATTTAGCCACGCAGCAGGCATCGGAAGAAGGCATTGAGCGCCTTAGGGTCTTAGCATCCAACGGCTTCTGTGACGCCGCCAAAAAAACGCTTGAACACCTCAAAAAAAGCGTCCCCACAGAGGCCGCCGACGCCAAATGCCACCTCTGCGACGGCAAATTCGCTCAGGTTGAAACTTTAACCCAAAAAGCCCTCGATGCACTCAAAGAATACGAATTCAAAACCTTCCTAGTCGGCATCGAGTTGCCCATCGCCGTCGAGGAGCGGGAGGATGAATTCAAAGGCACTCAAAACATCAGCTACGGCGAAAGCATCCGCCACGAATTCGGCAGAGTCTTCGGTAAAGCATTGGCGAAGGCAACAGGCAAAGAAGCCGAGTACCTCACCCCCGAAGTGGTTCCAGTCATCGATCCATTCCAGGAAAAAGTCAAAGTGCAAATTAACCCGCTTTTTGTAGGCGGCAGATACCGCAAACTCGTCCGCACCATTCCCCAGTCTGAGTGGTTCTGCTCCAGCTGCCATGGCAGAGGCTGCGAGAAATGCGGCGGCACAGGCAAACTTTACCCTGAATCAGTGGAGGCCTTCACGTCTAAGCCGCTGCTGGAAGCAACAGGCGGCGAAGAATCGTTTTTCCATGCCTCCGGCAGAGAAGACATCGATGCGCGTATGCTGGGTTCAGGCAGACCCTACATCGTGGAGGTTTCTAAACCCAAAAAACGCGCCGTTGACCTCAAGGTGATTGAGCAGGCAATCAACGCTGGCGGCTTAGGCAAAGTTGAGGTTTCCGAGTTGCATTTCGCCACCAAAGATGATGTGCGGCACCTAAAGAAGGGGGAGGGCGCCCAGAAGGAGTACCGTTTACTGGCTGAATTCGAACATGACCTCACCGACGAGGGCTTGCGTATGATAGAGGAGAAGCTCACGGGGGCATTGATAAAGCAGCAGACGCCTCTGCGTGTTGTGCATCGCCGCGCCGACATTGTGCGGGAAAGGTACATATATAAGCTTGAAGTTAAGAAGGTGACGCTTAAGAGAGCTCTGCTCCTAATTCGTTGTCAGGGCGGACTCTACGTGAAAGAATTGGTGTCTGGAGATGAAGGACGTACAGTACCCAACGTGTCGGCTTTGCTCGATAACCCAGCGAAGACGCTTAAGCTTGACGTTCTCAACGTAATCATGGAATAG
- a CDS encoding PAS domain S-box protein: METSNLAQFYFDLADVFLVAVNSREVVVDVNKKALQILGYPKGEVVGKNWFESFVPAIKRAEAKRLFHDMLGGTLRHVHYEHPVAARNGEEVVFNFHNVLVTDTDGTVIGVLSSGEDVTARSRKVWSQNEVENRLQVTLDYMIEGYQIIDYDWRYLYVNDAAAKQGRKSKEALLGYTMMQVYPGIDKTLLFSYLQSSMTNRISHQVDNEFTYPDGSKGWFELRIEPIPEGILILSLDATKKRDIETELSNYRGRLEEVVAVRTSECAKINEQLSLEVEEHRKTVEGLKLRAAVLDNTLNAIFLVNTKGDFAYANDAASKAYGYSVDEFLNLNIAALLPPSDASSVKDLLSRIMLRGQANLEMVHLRKDGAKLPVKLASNLVKTEHGQFILFVIQRLYHR; the protein is encoded by the coding sequence ATGGAAACATCAAATTTGGCGCAGTTCTACTTTGATTTAGCCGACGTCTTTTTAGTCGCCGTCAACAGCAGAGAAGTCGTTGTTGACGTAAACAAGAAAGCCCTTCAAATTCTAGGCTACCCCAAAGGCGAGGTTGTCGGCAAAAACTGGTTTGAAAGCTTCGTTCCCGCCATCAAGCGCGCTGAGGCCAAACGGCTTTTCCATGACATGCTGGGCGGTACGCTTCGCCACGTGCACTACGAGCATCCAGTCGCCGCCAGAAACGGCGAAGAAGTCGTCTTTAACTTCCATAACGTTTTAGTTACCGACACTGACGGCACTGTTATTGGGGTTTTAAGTTCAGGCGAAGATGTTACGGCGCGGTCAAGAAAGGTGTGGTCTCAAAATGAAGTTGAGAATCGCCTGCAGGTAACCTTGGATTACATGATTGAGGGCTACCAGATAATCGATTATGACTGGCGCTACCTCTACGTAAACGACGCTGCCGCTAAGCAGGGACGCAAATCCAAAGAGGCGCTTTTAGGCTACACGATGATGCAGGTTTACCCCGGCATCGACAAAACCTTACTTTTCAGTTACCTGCAAAGCTCCATGACCAACCGTATTTCGCATCAAGTCGACAACGAATTCACCTATCCCGACGGCTCCAAAGGCTGGTTTGAACTCCGAATCGAACCGATACCTGAAGGAATCCTGATTCTGTCTTTGGATGCAACTAAGAAAAGGGATATTGAAACCGAACTCAGCAACTATAGGGGGCGACTTGAAGAGGTCGTGGCGGTCCGAACCTCCGAATGCGCCAAAATAAACGAGCAGCTCTCGTTGGAGGTTGAGGAGCACAGAAAAACCGTGGAGGGCCTCAAGCTCCGAGCCGCCGTCCTGGATAACACGTTGAACGCGATTTTTCTGGTTAACACCAAAGGCGACTTCGCATACGCCAACGACGCGGCGTCGAAGGCCTACGGCTATAGTGTAGATGAGTTCTTGAACCTAAACATCGCTGCTTTGCTGCCGCCCTCGGATGCCTCATCCGTGAAGGATCTGCTGAGCCGCATCATGTTAAGGGGGCAGGCGAATCTGGAGATGGTTCATCTGCGCAAGGACGGAGCCAAACTCCCCGTGAAGCTGGCGTCTAATCTGGTGAAGACCGAGCATGGCCAATTTATCCTCTTTGTGATACAGCGCCTCTACCACCGCTAG
- a CDS encoding signal recognition particle protein Srp54 yields the protein MALDKLSSSLTDAIKKLFKAGVVDEAAVKELVRDIQRALLQADVNVQLVLQISKNIEERALKEKVPPGVSRREHVIKVVYEELTKFVGDKAVPLKVEPGKKKTIMLVGIQGSGKTTHAAKLGRYFQKRGIKVGLIAADTFRPGAYAQLQQLATRINVPIFGDAKAKDPVKVAKEGFKQFQDRDLIIVDTAGRHKEEKDLIKEMKDIEKGIHPDEIIMVIDGTIGQQALAQAKTFHEATPIGAIIVTKLDGSSRGGGALSAVAATGAPIKFIGTGEKVEDIEAFVPSRFVGRLLGMGDLETLLEKVHDAEIKVPQKKAKEILSGNFTLTDMYEQFAAVKNMGPFSKVMKMLPGMSGSNIPDDMLNTAEGRLDTWQVIIQSMTPAEKENPKLLNSSRARRIARGSGTSEKEVKELVKQYFNMKKMLKMFKRKKKLPFGLGGKGGMPMGLG from the coding sequence ATGGCACTAGACAAGCTCAGTTCCTCATTAACCGACGCTATTAAGAAACTGTTCAAGGCAGGCGTCGTCGACGAAGCAGCAGTGAAGGAACTTGTCCGCGACATACAGCGGGCGCTTCTGCAAGCAGACGTAAACGTTCAGCTAGTGCTCCAAATCAGCAAAAACATCGAGGAACGCGCCCTTAAAGAAAAGGTTCCCCCAGGCGTCTCCCGACGTGAACACGTCATCAAAGTAGTCTACGAGGAACTCACCAAATTCGTAGGCGACAAAGCTGTCCCCCTTAAAGTGGAACCCGGCAAAAAGAAAACCATCATGCTCGTGGGCATCCAGGGCTCAGGCAAAACCACCCACGCCGCCAAACTCGGGCGGTACTTCCAGAAACGCGGCATAAAAGTCGGCTTAATCGCCGCGGACACCTTCCGCCCGGGCGCCTACGCCCAGCTTCAGCAGCTAGCCACCCGCATCAACGTGCCTATCTTCGGCGACGCCAAAGCTAAGGATCCCGTTAAGGTGGCTAAAGAGGGCTTTAAGCAGTTTCAGGACCGCGACCTCATAATCGTGGATACCGCTGGCCGCCATAAGGAAGAAAAAGACCTTATTAAAGAAATGAAGGACATCGAGAAGGGCATTCACCCCGACGAAATCATCATGGTTATCGACGGCACCATCGGGCAGCAGGCGCTGGCGCAGGCAAAAACCTTCCATGAAGCCACCCCCATCGGCGCAATTATCGTCACCAAACTCGACGGCTCCAGCCGTGGAGGCGGCGCACTCTCCGCAGTCGCAGCCACCGGCGCACCCATCAAATTCATAGGCACCGGCGAGAAAGTCGAGGACATCGAAGCCTTCGTGCCCAGCCGCTTCGTGGGGCGCCTGCTTGGCATGGGAGACCTTGAGACGCTGCTGGAGAAGGTGCATGACGCCGAAATCAAGGTTCCCCAGAAGAAGGCCAAGGAGATCCTCAGCGGCAACTTTACCCTAACTGACATGTACGAGCAGTTCGCGGCAGTCAAAAACATGGGTCCATTCAGCAAAGTGATGAAGATGCTGCCGGGTATGTCGGGTTCAAACATTCCTGATGACATGTTAAACACCGCGGAGGGCCGATTGGACACCTGGCAGGTTATCATCCAATCTATGACTCCTGCGGAAAAAGAGAATCCGAAACTGCTTAATTCCTCTCGTGCACGCCGCATCGCACGGGGCAGCGGAACCAGCGAGAAAGAAGTCAAGGAACTGGTTAAACAGTACTTTAACATGAAGAAGATGCTCAAGATGTTTAAGCGCAAAAAGAAGCTGCCGTTTGGGCTGGGCGGAAAAGGCGGCATGCCGATGGGCTTAGGGTAA
- a CDS encoding NAD(+)/NADH kinase, with protein MFKSVGLIARFDQKPALQLAEELAEFLAEKGLEVYIEDTLAGIVSSKERFVPLSKMQTDFIITIGGDGTILRTAINIPKPDTPILAVNMGVRGFLTEVEPKCACEAVERTLKGDFRIEKSAKMAVQAGKEQLPDALNDVVISTGEPSKILYAQICKNGKPILKCQADGLIIGTQTGSTGYSLSAGGPVLDPQVDAFVLTPICSLTVFHSLVFPADSTLTFNVLRPEKMLVMIDGSYRKTVCTDELTVKVTRSQNVTSFIRFEANFYDRLRNRLLFKGTE; from the coding sequence GTGTTCAAAAGCGTTGGGTTAATCGCCCGCTTCGACCAGAAGCCTGCGTTACAACTCGCTGAAGAGCTAGCCGAGTTTCTTGCAGAGAAGGGCTTGGAGGTTTACATAGAAGATACCCTTGCCGGCATCGTTTCAAGCAAAGAACGCTTTGTTCCACTTAGCAAGATGCAAACTGACTTCATAATAACCATCGGCGGAGACGGCACCATCCTGCGCACCGCCATAAACATCCCTAAACCCGACACGCCAATCCTTGCAGTCAACATGGGCGTAAGGGGATTCTTAACCGAGGTGGAGCCTAAATGCGCCTGCGAAGCCGTGGAGCGCACCCTGAAGGGCGATTTTCGCATCGAGAAATCCGCCAAGATGGCGGTTCAAGCCGGCAAAGAGCAGCTTCCCGACGCCCTAAACGACGTTGTCATCTCCACTGGTGAGCCCTCCAAGATTCTCTACGCCCAAATCTGCAAGAACGGCAAACCCATCCTGAAATGCCAAGCAGACGGCTTAATCATCGGCACCCAAACCGGCTCCACAGGCTACTCGCTCTCCGCCGGCGGACCAGTGCTGGACCCGCAGGTCGACGCGTTTGTGCTTACCCCGATTTGTTCGCTGACTGTTTTTCATTCGCTGGTGTTCCCCGCGGATTCCACCTTAACGTTTAATGTGCTGCGCCCCGAAAAGATGCTAGTTATGATTGATGGCAGCTACCGCAAAACCGTATGCACCGACGAGTTAACGGTGAAGGTAACCCGCTCCCAAAACGTAACGTCGTTTATCCGTTTTGAAGCAAACTTTTATGATAGACTCCGCAATAGGCTGCTCTTTAAGGGAACCGAATGA
- a CDS encoding translation initiation factor IF-5A: MSKPVDVGELRVGGYMMIEGEPCRIVDIAKSKPGKHGAAKARIVAIGVFDNQKRQFVKPVDAGAEVPIIDKRPGQVFAVNPTGVQIMDLESYEYLDAPFPEEEDLKAKLTPGTEIEYWKILGKVKIVRAK, from the coding sequence ATGAGCAAACCAGTAGACGTCGGAGAACTACGCGTTGGCGGGTACATGATGATTGAAGGCGAACCCTGCCGCATCGTTGACATAGCCAAATCTAAACCAGGCAAACACGGCGCAGCCAAAGCCCGCATCGTCGCAATCGGCGTATTCGATAACCAGAAAAGACAATTCGTTAAACCAGTGGATGCAGGCGCAGAAGTCCCCATAATCGACAAGCGCCCAGGCCAAGTCTTCGCAGTTAACCCAACAGGCGTCCAAATCATGGACCTAGAAAGCTACGAGTACCTCGACGCCCCCTTCCCAGAAGAGGAAGACCTAAAAGCAAAATTGACCCCGGGCACCGAGATAGAGTACTGGAAGATTCTGGGCAAAGTCAAAATCGTCCGCGCAAAGTAA
- a CDS encoding ribonuclease VapC, giving the protein MSTQPPNQPRITVLDTSAFVGGFDPFASADLLVTAPAVVEEIRRDSMVKMRFEAALESGKVRIQEPSKQYRDAAEASAGKVGDAHKLSEADMQLLALALQLKAEGYLPQIVTDDYSIQNVAVKVGVEFSSRSTYGIKRMLEWIRYCPACHKQYPGTSKLQECQICGTPLKRKPKRQLQT; this is encoded by the coding sequence ATGAGCACGCAACCCCCAAATCAGCCTCGCATAACGGTCCTGGATACCTCCGCGTTTGTCGGCGGCTTTGACCCCTTCGCCTCAGCTGACTTGCTGGTGACTGCGCCGGCGGTGGTGGAGGAAATCAGGCGTGACTCGATGGTGAAAATGCGTTTTGAGGCTGCCTTGGAAAGCGGCAAAGTCAGAATCCAAGAGCCCAGCAAGCAATACCGAGATGCCGCGGAGGCTTCGGCGGGCAAAGTGGGGGATGCACATAAACTCTCAGAGGCGGACATGCAGCTGCTAGCGTTGGCGCTACAGCTTAAAGCCGAGGGTTACCTGCCCCAAATCGTAACCGACGACTACTCCATCCAAAACGTCGCCGTCAAAGTGGGCGTAGAGTTCTCGTCGCGCTCCACCTATGGCATCAAGCGGATGCTGGAGTGGATACGTTACTGCCCCGCCTGCCACAAACAGTACCCCGGCACAAGCAAACTTCAGGAATGCCAAATCTGCGGCACCCCCCTTAAACGCAAACCAAAACGGCAACTTCAAACCTAA
- the glgP gene encoding alpha-glucan family phosphorylase: MTAEGYSETRLSVIPPRIGRLFELANNLWWSWNEGGRQVFRSLDYALWRTSGHNPVKQLRTIDPQRLEAAARDPAFLELYDAVMQEFDAEMSRPPQWCGQTSPDVPKGPIAYFSAEYAIHNSLPIYAGGLGVLAGDICKECSDRSLPLVAVGFMYPQGYFRQRISAEGEQQEDYLQIDFNDAPISPCAWPYGCGPLIPIDLADRQVYVKVWQVRVGRVNLYLLDTNVEENTEADRTLSARLYTADQEERLRQLIVLGVGGARTLRELHIEPVVWHANEDHTAFMMLERLRLERAQGASLEQAIENVRSCTVFTTHTPVPAGHHVFSLYLMDRYSRNLWEPLGIDRGTFARLGQYPGLDNDRFNLTAFAFRLSSRSNAVSKLHGEVTRRMWQVLWPRKTAEEVPILSITNGVHLPAWQAPEIGALCEKYLSPDMHKRQDSQEYWDCIDSVPEQALWQLRQTLKSRMMLTVQDRAQRRWTHGSAAPQQLTAMGTMLDPYALTIGYARRFTEYKRPYLLLADMERLKRIITNPERPVQIIFAGKSHPADYQSKLLLKRVYEVALDRGFQGRIAFIEDYDLNLSRDLVRGVDVWLNTPKRLQEASGTSGMKASLNGVVNFSVLDGWWAEAYNGKNGWAIGDFTVPREEEDRSDAESLYSQLENQITALYYERDRRGIPNGWISAVKEAIKTVTPRFNTCRMMKEYTTQMYLPASKQANPSPEENE, from the coding sequence GTGACGGCTGAAGGTTACAGCGAAACCAGATTATCGGTGATTCCTCCACGAATCGGCAGACTATTCGAGCTAGCTAACAATCTGTGGTGGAGCTGGAACGAGGGCGGCCGCCAGGTTTTCCGCTCGCTAGATTATGCTCTTTGGAGAACCAGCGGACATAACCCCGTTAAGCAGCTGCGGACCATTGATCCCCAGAGGCTGGAGGCGGCTGCGCGTGACCCCGCTTTTCTGGAGCTCTACGATGCGGTGATGCAAGAGTTTGACGCTGAAATGTCCCGACCGCCCCAGTGGTGCGGCCAAACCAGCCCCGATGTGCCCAAAGGACCCATTGCCTATTTCTCCGCGGAGTACGCCATCCACAATTCCCTACCCATCTACGCGGGTGGCCTTGGCGTTTTAGCCGGCGACATCTGCAAGGAATGCTCTGACCGCAGCTTGCCTCTAGTGGCGGTGGGGTTCATGTATCCTCAGGGTTACTTCCGCCAGCGCATCTCCGCGGAGGGCGAGCAGCAGGAAGATTACCTTCAAATCGACTTCAACGATGCACCCATCAGTCCCTGCGCCTGGCCCTATGGCTGCGGGCCCCTTATCCCCATTGACCTCGCTGACCGCCAGGTCTACGTGAAGGTTTGGCAGGTGAGAGTGGGTAGAGTAAACCTGTATTTGCTTGACACCAACGTCGAAGAAAACACGGAGGCTGACAGAACCCTCTCAGCGCGCCTCTACACCGCCGACCAGGAAGAGCGGCTTCGCCAACTAATCGTGCTGGGCGTAGGAGGCGCTAGGACGCTGCGGGAGCTGCATATTGAACCCGTGGTTTGGCATGCTAACGAGGACCACACCGCCTTCATGATGCTTGAGCGGTTGCGGCTTGAACGTGCACAGGGCGCCTCTTTGGAGCAAGCCATCGAAAACGTCCGAAGCTGCACGGTCTTCACAACCCATACACCTGTCCCGGCTGGCCACCACGTTTTCAGCCTCTACCTGATGGACCGCTACTCCCGCAACCTCTGGGAGCCACTGGGCATCGACCGAGGCACCTTCGCTAGGCTGGGGCAGTATCCGGGGCTGGATAATGATAGGTTTAACCTCACCGCGTTTGCTTTCCGGCTTTCCAGCCGCTCCAACGCCGTGTCTAAGCTGCATGGGGAAGTCACGCGGCGGATGTGGCAGGTGCTTTGGCCCAGAAAAACCGCTGAGGAAGTCCCGATTCTCTCTATAACCAACGGCGTGCATCTGCCGGCTTGGCAGGCCCCCGAGATAGGCGCGCTCTGCGAGAAATACCTCAGCCCTGATATGCATAAGCGGCAGGACAGCCAAGAGTACTGGGACTGCATCGACTCTGTACCTGAGCAGGCGCTATGGCAGCTGCGCCAAACCTTGAAGAGCCGCATGATGCTCACTGTCCAGGATCGCGCGCAGAGGCGATGGACGCATGGTTCAGCGGCGCCCCAGCAGTTAACCGCCATGGGCACGATGCTGGATCCCTACGCCTTAACAATCGGCTACGCGCGTCGATTCACCGAGTACAAGCGACCCTACCTGCTCCTCGCGGACATGGAGCGCCTAAAACGCATCATCACCAACCCCGAGCGGCCCGTGCAGATAATCTTCGCAGGCAAATCACACCCGGCTGATTACCAGTCAAAGCTGCTGCTTAAGAGGGTGTATGAGGTTGCGCTTGACCGGGGCTTTCAGGGACGCATCGCCTTCATCGAGGACTACGACCTCAACTTGTCACGTGATCTTGTCCGAGGAGTCGACGTGTGGCTCAATACGCCTAAGCGGCTGCAGGAGGCATCGGGAACCAGCGGCATGAAGGCTTCGCTTAATGGCGTTGTGAACTTCAGTGTCCTTGATGGATGGTGGGCAGAAGCCTACAACGGCAAAAACGGCTGGGCCATCGGGGACTTTACGGTGCCCCGCGAGGAGGAAGACCGAAGCGACGCCGAATCCCTCTACAGTCAACTCGAAAACCAGATCACCGCCCTCTACTATGAACGGGACCGACGAGGCATCCCCAACGGCTGGATAAGCGCCGTGAAAGAAGCCATAAAAACCGTTACGCCCAGATTCAACACCTGCCGCATGATGAAGGAGTACACTACCCAAATGTATCTGCCTGCCTCCAAACAGGCAAACCCCAGCCCAGAGGAGAATGAATAG